From one Streptomyces sp. CA-210063 genomic stretch:
- a CDS encoding DUF3631 domain-containing protein: MSANPPAPAMDGSALLDEVEAFHRRFNIFPLEAAYVAVTLWDAHAHLLDCFDSTPRLAFLSPEPGLGKSRALETVETLVPQPMVAVNASASALFRAVSGMEGRPTILFDEIDTVFGPKAGENEQLRGFLNAGHRRSGVMWRCVGDGSNQQVQEFPSFCGVAVAGLGSLPDTILTRSVIVRMRRRAPNEQVEPFRQRIHEKEGHELRDRLANWAQSIRHLVDGVFPELPEGISDRPADVWEPLLAVADAAGGTWPERARAACIELVNAAKTSDKGSIGIRLLIDLRDYVFNGIDRLPTVAILDRLHSLEEAPWADMSGKPLDARGLSRMLREYMTADNAPIAARNIKAGGSVMKGYYASDLHDAWQRYCPPPAESALLPLPPLPGRSEP; this comes from the coding sequence ATGAGCGCCAATCCGCCGGCACCCGCCATGGACGGCTCCGCACTGCTCGATGAGGTGGAAGCCTTCCACCGCCGCTTCAACATCTTCCCCCTCGAAGCCGCGTACGTCGCTGTGACGCTGTGGGACGCACACGCGCACCTGCTCGACTGCTTCGACTCCACACCGCGGCTCGCGTTCCTGTCGCCGGAGCCGGGGTTGGGCAAGTCCCGCGCTCTGGAGACCGTGGAAACCCTCGTGCCGCAACCGATGGTGGCGGTCAACGCATCCGCGTCCGCACTGTTTCGTGCGGTGTCCGGGATGGAGGGACGGCCGACGATCCTGTTCGACGAGATCGATACGGTCTTCGGGCCCAAGGCCGGAGAGAACGAACAGCTCCGGGGCTTTTTGAATGCAGGCCACCGACGCTCCGGTGTCATGTGGCGCTGCGTGGGCGACGGCTCCAATCAGCAGGTGCAGGAGTTCCCGTCGTTCTGCGGGGTCGCGGTCGCCGGACTCGGCTCGCTGCCCGACACGATCCTGACTCGCTCGGTCATCGTCCGCATGCGGCGCCGCGCACCGAACGAGCAGGTCGAACCGTTCCGTCAGCGCATTCACGAGAAGGAAGGACACGAACTGCGCGACCGGCTCGCCAATTGGGCACAGTCCATCCGCCACCTGGTCGACGGAGTGTTCCCGGAACTCCCGGAGGGCATCAGCGACCGGCCCGCGGACGTGTGGGAGCCCCTGCTCGCGGTGGCCGACGCGGCGGGCGGCACGTGGCCGGAGCGGGCTCGCGCCGCCTGCATCGAGCTGGTGAACGCGGCCAAGACCAGCGACAAAGGCAGCATCGGTATCCGCCTGTTGATCGATCTGCGCGACTACGTGTTCAACGGCATCGACCGTCTGCCCACCGTCGCCATCCTCGACAGGCTGCACAGCCTCGAAGAGGCGCCGTGGGCGGACATGAGCGGCAAGCCGCTTGATGCCCGCGGCCTCTCACGGATGCTGCGCGAGTACATGACCGCGGACAACGCGCCGATTGCGGCCCGCAACATCAAGGCCGGCGGAAGCGTCATGAAGGGCTATTACGCGTCCGATCTTCACGACGCGTGGCAACGCTACTGCCCTCCCCCTGCGGAAAGTGCGCTACTTCCGCTACCTCCGCTACCAGGCAGGTCAGAGCCCTAA
- a CDS encoding GatB/YqeY domain-containing protein, with translation MTTLKSKLQEDLNAAIKERDELRSSTLRLTLTAITKEEVAGKEKRELSDDEVLKVITKEAKKRREAADAFAQGGRTESAEREKAEGELLAEYLPKQLSDEELKQIVVQAVEEARAAGAEGPRAMGQVMKIVNPKVAGLAEGGRVAAIVKQQLTGG, from the coding sequence ATGACCACGCTCAAGTCGAAGCTGCAGGAAGACCTCAACGCCGCCATCAAGGAGCGCGACGAGCTCCGCTCCTCGACGCTCCGGCTGACCCTCACCGCGATCACCAAGGAAGAGGTCGCGGGCAAGGAGAAGCGCGAGCTCTCCGACGACGAGGTGCTCAAGGTGATCACCAAGGAGGCGAAGAAGCGCCGCGAGGCCGCGGACGCCTTCGCCCAGGGTGGTCGTACGGAGTCGGCCGAGCGGGAGAAGGCGGAGGGCGAGCTCCTCGCCGAGTACCTGCCCAAGCAGCTCTCCGACGAGGAGCTGAAGCAGATCGTCGTCCAGGCCGTCGAGGAGGCCCGGGCCGCCGGCGCCGAGGGCCCGCGCGCGATGGGCCAGGTCATGAAGATCGTGAACCCGAAGGTGGCCGGACTGGCCGAGGGCGGCCGTGTCGCCGCCATCGTCAAGCAGCAGCTCACGGGCGGCTGA
- a CDS encoding helix-turn-helix domain-containing protein, with translation MSTAVASAEQLLYRPEEAAKALRIGRSMVYEEIRLGRLQTVRIGRRRLVPPEYIAQYVELLKREAEATA, from the coding sequence ATGAGCACCGCCGTTGCGTCTGCTGAACAACTCCTCTACCGGCCCGAAGAGGCCGCGAAGGCTCTCCGGATCGGCCGCTCGATGGTCTACGAGGAGATACGGCTCGGACGACTCCAGACCGTTCGCATCGGTCGACGTCGACTCGTGCCGCCTGAGTACATCGCGCAGTACGTCGAACTCCTCAAGCGCGAGGCAGAAGCCACCGCCTGA
- a CDS encoding tyrosine-type recombinase/integrase: protein MDLLRWWRFLWGWGIAWDRAGRSDARDFARWMQIANKFAPLHWRHRRAIQTETTPKPVREQLPPGAPNPITGKSSPGPRYAPTTRAHCETVLRAFYDFHLSEGTGPILNPFPLDRSRRRGRAHAHHNPDERFRHERQGRYRPAIPKRAPRRIPDAMFNALFAALKHDRDRALLAFWVSNGARAEELLTSRQRDALPGQQVLGVVRKGSRAYQQLPCSADAFVWLRLYQESAWRAGVPRGQSEGLWWTLRRPWRPLNYPAARAMFNRANSLLGTNWTLHDLRHTAAYRLARDPKMPLTDVQWVLGHAHLSTTQLYLPADRDEVIEHVRAHHARRAKSAERVPPPPAAGYNPESLNNLFGTAW from the coding sequence ATGGATCTGCTGCGTTGGTGGCGCTTCCTGTGGGGCTGGGGGATTGCCTGGGATCGTGCAGGCCGGTCGGACGCTCGGGACTTCGCCCGCTGGATGCAGATCGCGAACAAGTTCGCACCGCTGCACTGGCGCCACCGACGGGCCATCCAGACGGAGACAACACCAAAGCCAGTACGAGAGCAGCTGCCGCCCGGAGCCCCCAATCCGATCACAGGAAAGTCGTCCCCAGGGCCGAGATACGCGCCGACAACGCGAGCGCACTGCGAGACCGTCCTGCGGGCCTTCTACGACTTCCACCTCTCCGAGGGAACCGGCCCGATCCTGAACCCGTTTCCACTGGATCGCTCCCGGCGCCGTGGCAGGGCACACGCTCACCACAACCCTGACGAGCGGTTTCGCCACGAACGACAGGGCCGCTACCGGCCGGCCATCCCCAAGCGAGCGCCTCGGCGGATCCCCGACGCGATGTTCAACGCGCTCTTCGCCGCGCTGAAGCACGACCGTGATCGAGCTCTGCTGGCGTTTTGGGTCTCCAACGGGGCTCGTGCTGAGGAACTGCTCACCAGTCGGCAACGCGACGCGCTGCCCGGCCAACAGGTCCTGGGGGTGGTCCGCAAGGGGAGCCGGGCCTATCAACAACTCCCCTGCTCAGCCGACGCTTTCGTCTGGCTACGGCTCTATCAGGAGAGCGCCTGGCGGGCGGGGGTCCCCCGCGGACAGAGCGAGGGGCTGTGGTGGACGTTACGCCGTCCGTGGCGTCCCCTGAACTATCCGGCGGCCCGTGCGATGTTCAACCGGGCCAACAGCTTGCTCGGTACAAACTGGACTCTCCACGATCTTCGACACACCGCCGCCTATCGGCTGGCGAGGGATCCGAAGATGCCACTGACCGACGTGCAGTGGGTGCTCGGCCATGCACACCTGTCGACGACACAGCTCTATCTGCCGGCCGACCGGGACGAGGTGATCGAACACGTTCGAGCACACCATGCCCGACGGGCCAAGTCCGCCGAGCGGGTTCCACCGCCACCGGCGGCCGGTTACAACCCTGAATCCCTCAACAACCTCTTCGGGACTGCCTGGTGA
- a CDS encoding helix-turn-helix domain-containing protein, whose translation MPNRRRAVDPSSPLGELSARLRALHDHALATAGGSEAARKLQPDRIAATSTWRTSRTAIYAALNGTRIPSVDTLCALVSALDPRDERIAIPEWLKLRSQAEQGLEGERVSYTAAVADPSTPQPDAPPIEYLIFAQELNAARLRAGITRAQLAVKAGYSPRSIFSTLEGRRLPRWDLIENLLHVLAASEEESAEHRKRWEAALLASQR comes from the coding sequence ATGCCGAACCGACGTCGAGCAGTCGACCCCTCCTCGCCCTTAGGGGAGCTCTCCGCACGGCTACGTGCCCTGCACGACCACGCCTTGGCCACGGCTGGGGGAAGCGAAGCAGCGAGGAAGCTACAGCCAGACAGGATCGCCGCGACTTCGACATGGCGGACTAGTCGCACGGCTATCTACGCCGCCCTCAACGGGACCCGCATCCCTTCTGTGGACACCCTCTGCGCCCTAGTGTCTGCGTTGGATCCACGAGACGAGAGGATCGCCATCCCTGAGTGGCTCAAACTCAGATCGCAGGCCGAACAGGGGCTCGAAGGAGAACGCGTCAGCTACACCGCAGCGGTTGCCGACCCTTCTACACCTCAACCGGACGCCCCTCCTATCGAGTACCTGATATTCGCCCAAGAACTCAATGCAGCGCGTTTGAGAGCCGGAATAACTCGCGCACAGTTGGCAGTCAAGGCGGGCTATTCTCCACGGTCAATATTTAGCACCTTAGAAGGACGTCGACTCCCAAGATGGGACCTGATTGAGAATTTACTCCATGTCCTAGCCGCATCAGAGGAAGAAAGCGCCGAGCACCGAAAGCGCTGGGAAGCCGCACTACTCGCTTCCCAGCGCTAA
- a CDS encoding RRQRL motif-containing zinc-binding protein — translation MPRSSGWPPDVPAYGKCYDPTGSQFGIPTYPWRYAPDGLATRRQLRARGLRPGGQPIAAQVLRPRYRRGPLVAYLYRVDRAKPVRPMTPGKRAALAKAMCARRTCPQCRTDAGYVIPTSLGMCVPCAYPEEQRAA, via the coding sequence ATGCCCCGATCGTCGGGGTGGCCGCCTGATGTCCCGGCCTACGGCAAGTGCTACGACCCGACCGGCAGCCAGTTCGGTATCCCCACCTACCCGTGGCGCTACGCCCCCGACGGGCTTGCCACGCGCCGCCAACTGCGCGCCCGTGGCTTACGTCCGGGCGGTCAGCCGATCGCGGCTCAGGTGCTGCGTCCGCGCTACCGGCGCGGACCGCTGGTCGCCTACCTCTACCGCGTCGACCGCGCCAAGCCCGTCCGGCCGATGACGCCCGGCAAGCGGGCCGCGCTCGCCAAGGCGATGTGCGCCCGCCGCACCTGCCCGCAGTGCCGCACCGACGCGGGATACGTCATCCCCACCTCGCTCGGCATGTGCGTGCCCTGCGCCTACCCCGAGGAACAGCGCGCTGCCTGA
- a CDS encoding metallophosphoesterase → MRARYGVPLGIAAAGAAGVVYAAGFEARSFRLRRVTVPVLPPGMRPLRILQVSDIHMVSGQRKKQRWLRSLAGLRPDFVINTGDNLSDPEGVPEVLDALGPLMEFPGAYVFGSNDYYGPKLRNPARYLLEKVQGRHGLNGNKPVVGAIHNPWEDLRDGFDGAGWLNLTNTRGTLKIEGMSVELTGLDDPHIKRDRYARVAGGPSDSADLSLGVVHAPYLRTLDAFTADGYPLILAGHTHGGQLCIPFYGALVTNCDLDTERVKGLSTHTAEGHTAYMHVSAGCGTNRYTPVRFACPPEASLLTLVGREG, encoded by the coding sequence ATGCGAGCGCGATACGGAGTACCTCTGGGGATCGCGGCGGCCGGTGCCGCCGGTGTGGTGTACGCGGCGGGTTTCGAGGCCCGCTCCTTCCGGCTGCGGCGGGTGACGGTGCCGGTGCTGCCACCGGGCATGCGGCCCCTGCGGATACTCCAGGTCTCCGACATCCACATGGTGAGCGGGCAACGCAAGAAGCAGCGCTGGCTGCGTTCCCTGGCCGGGCTGCGCCCCGACTTCGTGATCAACACCGGGGACAACCTCTCCGATCCGGAGGGCGTACCGGAGGTGCTGGACGCGCTGGGCCCGCTGATGGAGTTCCCGGGCGCGTACGTGTTCGGCTCGAACGACTACTACGGCCCGAAGCTGCGCAACCCCGCCCGCTATCTCCTGGAGAAGGTGCAGGGCCGCCACGGCCTGAACGGCAACAAGCCGGTGGTCGGCGCGATCCACAACCCGTGGGAGGACCTGCGCGACGGCTTCGACGGGGCGGGCTGGCTCAACCTCACCAACACCCGTGGCACGCTGAAGATCGAGGGCATGTCGGTCGAGCTCACCGGCCTCGACGACCCGCACATCAAGCGGGACCGCTACGCCCGCGTGGCCGGCGGTCCGTCCGACTCCGCCGACCTCTCCCTGGGCGTCGTCCACGCCCCCTACCTCCGCACGCTCGACGCCTTCACCGCCGACGGCTACCCCCTGATCCTGGCCGGCCACACCCACGGCGGCCAGCTCTGCATCCCCTTCTACGGCGCCCTCGTCACCAACTGCGACCTCGACACGGAGCGCGTGAAGGGCCTCTCCACGCACACGGCTGAGGGCCACACCGCGTACATGCACGTCTCGGCCGGCTGCGGCACGAACCGCTACACCCCGGTGAGGTTCGCCTGCCCACCGGAGGCTTCGCTGCTGACGTTGGTGGGGCGGGAGGGTTAG
- a CDS encoding Pr6Pr family membrane protein, which yields MTAPIPRDIPDLPAISGIPAPVTSVVPATAVVAPTRRPVAAAYRALVALAAAAAVVIEMVLGGPSRAFSHFSVQSTALVALVFAASSRRAWSARRSLPSLVTVGTVLYAVIAALVYHLILMRDPAAFSLTTTPTGTPVSPTGWQAVTNHAFHTAIPLAVVADWLLLTRPCPPRLSHAAAWLLYPMAYLAFTLGRAALLTPDWPAPYLYPFLDVDRHGYKSVLGNALLLGLAFYALALLLIAVDHLRPDPVHPRRGRPSRHENRISSPGTSGLK from the coding sequence ATGACCGCACCGATACCCAGGGACATCCCCGACCTGCCCGCGATCTCGGGCATTCCCGCGCCGGTGACGTCCGTCGTGCCCGCGACGGCGGTGGTGGCACCGACACGCCGCCCAGTGGCTGCGGCCTACCGCGCCCTGGTCGCGCTGGCGGCGGCAGCGGCCGTGGTGATTGAGATGGTGCTGGGTGGCCCTTCACGGGCGTTCAGCCATTTCTCGGTCCAGAGCACGGCCCTGGTGGCGCTGGTCTTCGCGGCCTCATCCCGCCGCGCGTGGTCGGCCCGCCGCTCCTTGCCGTCCTTGGTGACCGTCGGCACGGTTCTCTACGCCGTGATCGCGGCCTTGGTGTACCACCTGATCCTGATGAGGGACCCGGCCGCCTTCTCCCTGACGACGACACCTACAGGGACCCCGGTCTCCCCCACCGGCTGGCAGGCCGTGACCAACCACGCCTTCCACACGGCGATCCCCCTCGCGGTGGTGGCGGACTGGCTCCTGCTGACCCGCCCGTGCCCGCCACGCCTGAGCCACGCGGCGGCCTGGCTGCTCTACCCGATGGCGTACCTGGCGTTCACGCTCGGCCGAGCCGCCCTGCTGACCCCCGACTGGCCGGCCCCGTACCTCTACCCGTTCCTGGACGTCGACCGCCACGGCTACAAGAGCGTCCTCGGCAACGCCCTCCTCCTGGGCCTCGCCTTCTACGCCCTCGCCCTCCTCCTCATCGCCGTCGACCACCTCCGCCCGGACCCCGTACACCCACGCCGGGGCCGCCCCAGCCGCCACGAAAACCGGATTTCGTCTCCAGGCACCAGTGGGCTAAAGTAA
- a CDS encoding cell division protein FtsK has protein sequence MKHPDDDNELFNRLEAELNTDRAADSGGEVVDLDKARSAREQSADPTARPDSDRSADSAPERSGTESGDPTARVMVDLPTAKATGPGYLGRLLAAQRRPVVPAWLKSVAELKTATAWVARHYAHSVGYHALRSPVYAARLTLQAPSGAAKFVGGTMRWMADREGEPVRLAAVRREDAAEYLKLSRQRDGRVRLRTLVTVLAMFIGLGSALAIYVLAPAWLQAVSVGAVGMALGFAGRRADAPVIHRAVELPKAVKLTSDIVLRALGSLGIPAINQAQGKGRDGFEFTAPITRDGPGWRAEGNLPYGVTVTDVIERRDRLASGLRRPLGCVWPEAVPNEHTGHLVLWVGDQDMSTSRKPKWPLMNSGSVNLFKPVAYGTDQRGRWVEVTLMYIAGIIGAIPRMGKTFLLRLLLLIAALDPRAELHTYDMKGTGDLDPVGNAVSHRHAAGDDDDAIEYALNDFRALREELRRRTKVIRSLPRDICPESKVTSELADKRSLGLHPIVIGVDECQVLFEHPKHKDEFEEIATDLVKRGPATGIVLLLATQRPDAKALPTGISANASARWCLKVMGQLENDMVLGTSAYKRGVRATMFAWGDKGIHYFVSEGSDARIVGSVYVDGPGADSIAARARKAREDAGTLSGHALGEEPETAASAYDLLADILAVIPVKETKVWSETVVARLAELRPEVYDGWEPETLAAALKPQGLSTIQVGRRVDGKVVNRRGVDRSHITAAIAERDGKRDAG, from the coding sequence GTGAAGCACCCCGACGACGACAACGAACTCTTCAACCGACTCGAAGCAGAGCTGAACACCGACCGCGCTGCCGACTCGGGTGGCGAGGTAGTCGACCTCGACAAGGCACGGTCGGCCCGCGAGCAGTCGGCCGACCCGACCGCCCGACCCGACTCCGACCGGTCGGCCGACTCCGCGCCGGAGCGGTCGGGCACCGAGTCGGGCGACCCGACCGCACGCGTGATGGTCGACCTGCCGACTGCCAAGGCGACCGGTCCGGGCTACCTCGGTCGGCTGCTCGCCGCGCAGCGCCGCCCGGTCGTTCCCGCGTGGCTGAAGTCCGTGGCGGAGCTGAAGACCGCCACGGCGTGGGTGGCACGCCACTACGCCCACTCGGTCGGCTATCACGCGCTGCGCTCGCCGGTCTACGCCGCACGGCTCACGCTTCAGGCGCCGTCCGGTGCCGCCAAGTTCGTGGGCGGCACCATGCGGTGGATGGCCGACCGCGAGGGCGAGCCGGTCCGACTCGCCGCCGTGAGGCGTGAGGACGCGGCCGAGTACCTGAAGCTGTCACGGCAGCGCGACGGACGGGTCCGACTGCGCACCCTCGTGACCGTGCTCGCGATGTTCATCGGGCTCGGCTCCGCGCTCGCCATCTACGTGCTCGCCCCTGCCTGGCTTCAGGCGGTGTCGGTGGGCGCGGTCGGGATGGCGCTCGGGTTCGCCGGCCGCCGGGCGGATGCTCCGGTCATCCACCGCGCGGTGGAGTTGCCCAAGGCTGTCAAGCTCACCAGTGACATCGTGCTGCGGGCGCTCGGCTCGCTCGGCATCCCCGCCATCAACCAGGCGCAGGGCAAGGGCCGCGACGGCTTCGAGTTCACCGCGCCCATCACACGGGACGGTCCGGGCTGGCGCGCGGAGGGCAACCTCCCGTACGGCGTGACGGTCACGGACGTGATCGAGCGGCGTGACCGGCTCGCGTCCGGTCTGCGCCGCCCGCTGGGGTGTGTGTGGCCTGAGGCGGTGCCGAACGAGCACACCGGTCATCTCGTGCTGTGGGTCGGCGATCAGGACATGTCGACGTCCCGCAAGCCCAAGTGGCCGCTGATGAACAGCGGCAGCGTCAACCTGTTCAAGCCCGTCGCCTACGGCACCGACCAGCGCGGACGCTGGGTAGAGGTCACCCTGATGTACATCGCGGGCATCATCGGCGCCATCCCGCGCATGGGCAAGACCTTCCTGCTCCGCCTGCTCCTGCTCATCGCCGCGCTGGACCCGCGCGCCGAGCTGCACACCTACGACATGAAGGGCACCGGCGACCTGGACCCGGTCGGCAACGCCGTCTCGCACCGGCACGCCGCGGGCGACGATGACGACGCCATCGAGTACGCGCTGAACGACTTCCGGGCGCTGCGCGAGGAACTGCGCCGCCGCACCAAGGTGATCCGCTCGCTTCCGCGGGACATCTGCCCGGAGTCGAAGGTGACCAGCGAACTCGCCGACAAGCGCTCCCTTGGGCTGCACCCCATCGTGATCGGGGTGGACGAGTGCCAGGTGCTGTTCGAGCACCCCAAGCACAAGGACGAGTTCGAGGAGATCGCAACAGACCTGGTCAAGCGCGGTCCGGCCACCGGCATCGTGCTGCTGCTCGCCACACAGCGCCCGGACGCCAAGGCATTGCCCACGGGCATCTCCGCGAACGCGTCGGCGCGTTGGTGCCTGAAGGTCATGGGGCAGTTGGAGAACGACATGGTGCTCGGCACGTCCGCGTACAAGCGCGGCGTGCGCGCCACCATGTTCGCCTGGGGCGACAAGGGCATCCACTACTTCGTGAGTGAAGGCTCCGACGCCCGGATCGTGGGCTCGGTGTACGTGGACGGACCCGGAGCCGACAGCATCGCCGCCCGCGCCCGCAAGGCACGCGAAGACGCGGGCACCCTGTCCGGTCACGCGCTGGGGGAGGAGCCGGAGACGGCCGCGAGCGCGTACGACCTGCTCGCCGACATCCTCGCCGTGATCCCCGTCAAGGAGACCAAGGTGTGGTCGGAAACCGTCGTCGCGCGGCTCGCCGAACTGCGCCCCGAGGTCTACGACGGCTGGGAGCCCGAGACACTCGCCGCGGCCCTGAAGCCGCAGGGTCTGTCCACGATCCAGGTGGGTCGCCGGGTGGACGGCAAGGTCGTCAACCGGCGCGGTGTCGACCGCTCCCACATCACGGCCGCGATTGCGGAGCGTGACGGAAAGCGGGACGCGGGCTGA